In one window of Photorhabdus laumondii subsp. laumondii DNA:
- a CDS encoding MSMEG_0567/Sll0786 family nitrogen starvation N-acetyltransferase, whose protein sequence is MKLSHYPWLLEPNEGRKQFVSDDIAIKIVSEDWERRQYYRLREMTFRDEQKILQEDRDEYDVKALGIVAIEKMLGAHDRVIGAVRIFPDGEQTWYGGRLCVEPLYRRRHIIGKALINTAVSTAKHLGCRTFLATVQSQNEHYFQRLCWDSLRQLTIANIPHVLMQAQIENYPLPHVPMQAYMQKETQ, encoded by the coding sequence ATGAAACTTTCTCACTATCCTTGGCTGCTTGAGCCAAATGAAGGGCGGAAACAATTTGTTAGCGATGACATTGCCATCAAAATTGTGTCGGAAGATTGGGAGCGTCGCCAATATTATCGTTTGCGTGAAATGACCTTTCGCGATGAACAGAAAATCTTGCAAGAAGATCGTGACGAATACGATGTTAAAGCATTAGGCATTGTTGCCATTGAGAAAATGTTGGGTGCGCATGATCGAGTGATTGGCGCAGTACGGATTTTCCCGGATGGCGAACAGACATGGTATGGCGGGCGTTTATGCGTAGAACCTTTATATCGACGTCGCCATATCATTGGTAAAGCGTTAATCAATACCGCGGTATCGACCGCCAAGCACTTAGGATGCCGTACTTTTTTAGCCACCGTGCAAAGTCAAAATGAACACTATTTCCAAAGGTTGTGTTGGGATAGTTTGCGTCAGTTAACCATTGCCAACATTCCACATGTGCTGATGCAGGCACAGATTGAAAACTATCCATTACCGCATGTCCCAATGCAAGCCTATATGCAAAAGGAGACGCAGTGA
- a CDS encoding MSMEG_0572/Sll0783 family nitrogen starvation response protein — MPKIDIEQYKDGDFLVDYEEKVFEDVKALPGEKALVTFHTVAFEGSAGLVNVLQAKRLLRKGFETKILLYGPGVQLGVQRGFPTLGAEAFPGHLAVNNQLKAFMEEGGEVYACRFALQAFYGQTEKALIPGIRPINPLDVMDLRLLMRRDNALVIDTWTA; from the coding sequence ATGCCAAAGATTGATATCGAGCAATATAAAGACGGCGATTTTCTTGTTGATTACGAAGAAAAAGTGTTTGAGGACGTCAAAGCCCTGCCAGGTGAAAAAGCATTGGTGACTTTCCATACCGTTGCATTTGAAGGATCAGCCGGCTTGGTCAATGTGTTACAGGCAAAACGTCTGTTGCGCAAAGGCTTTGAAACCAAAATTTTGCTTTACGGCCCAGGCGTGCAGTTGGGTGTACAACGGGGTTTTCCAACTTTAGGGGCAGAAGCTTTTCCAGGTCATTTAGCCGTCAACAATCAGTTGAAAGCCTTTATGGAAGAAGGTGGCGAAGTCTATGCCTGCCGTTTTGCATTACAAGCATTTTATGGTCAAACCGAAAAAGCGCTTATTCCGGGAATTCGGCCAATTAATCCATTGGATGTGATGGATTTAAGACTGCTGATGCGTCGCGACAATGCCTTAGTCATTGATACCTGGACTGCCTAA
- a CDS encoding MSMEG_0570 family nitrogen starvation response protein has protein sequence MPSVNFTVKWPNGELIQYYSPSTVIYEYLSIGQHYPSMQFLHQVENGLHAASERVRARYGFFCSSAVDNLAIIKRQAKFFGLSPEDQIEIIEMTNQ, from the coding sequence ATGCCCAGTGTGAATTTTACTGTGAAATGGCCTAATGGGGAGCTGATTCAATATTACTCACCCTCAACGGTGATTTATGAATATCTGTCCATTGGTCAGCATTACCCAAGTATGCAGTTCTTGCATCAAGTTGAAAATGGTCTGCATGCCGCATCGGAAAGGGTACGGGCACGTTATGGCTTTTTCTGTAGTTCAGCCGTGGACAATCTGGCGATAATCAAACGCCAAGCCAAATTCTTCGGGTTAAGTCCGGAAGATCAAATTGAAATTATCGAAATGACGAATCAATGA
- a CDS encoding glycerophosphodiester phosphodiesterase family protein gives MRHGITAAILLCCSASTFATPPQIIAHRAGTGDAPENTEYAISNSLENKADAIWITVQLSKDGIPVLYRPTDLNSLTNKSGLVSAYKASQLAKFDAGYKFGSDGHHPFRNKGLGIPTLEQVLKKYPDTFFYIDLKSPDADPAQQAKALEKVLTKQKSLARTRFYSTNETYLNALPATIQRFESRDKTRTMLANITMAHQCDIPANTDTTRWYGLEMRRNVEVVEKYTLGEARSKSVLSWDKEAMACFRANGGANIILFGIKTEEDFKQAKELGADGVLVDSPKLFSTFKTK, from the coding sequence ATGCGACACGGAATTACCGCTGCAATCCTACTTTGTTGCTCTGCCAGCACTTTCGCAACACCACCACAAATTATCGCTCATCGTGCCGGTACAGGTGATGCACCTGAAAATACTGAGTACGCAATTTCTAACTCCTTAGAGAATAAAGCAGATGCTATTTGGATCACTGTCCAGCTTTCAAAGGATGGTATTCCCGTACTCTATCGTCCAACAGACCTAAATAGCTTGACCAATAAAAGTGGACTCGTTTCTGCTTATAAAGCAAGTCAGTTGGCTAAATTTGATGCTGGTTACAAATTTGGCTCTGATGGTCATCATCCATTCCGTAATAAAGGGTTAGGTATTCCAACATTAGAACAAGTCTTAAAAAAATACCCAGATACTTTTTTCTATATTGATCTGAAATCACCGGATGCGGATCCAGCACAACAAGCCAAAGCACTAGAAAAAGTACTGACCAAACAAAAATCGCTTGCCCGTACCCGTTTCTATTCCACTAACGAAACTTACCTTAACGCATTACCCGCAACAATTCAGCGTTTTGAAAGCCGGGATAAAACCCGCACCATGCTGGCAAATATCACAATGGCTCATCAATGTGATATCCCTGCAAATACCGACACCACTCGCTGGTATGGTTTGGAAATGCGCCGTAACGTAGAAGTTGTTGAGAAATATACTCTTGGTGAGGCACGTTCCAAATCAGTATTATCATGGGATAAGGAAGCGATGGCGTGTTTCCGTGCTAATGGTGGCGCTAACATCATTCTCTTTGGCATTAAAACTGAGGAAGATTTCAAACAAGCTAAAGAGCTTGGTGCCGATGGTGTACTGGTGGATTCTCCCAAGCTGTTCAGTACCTTTAAAACAAAATAA
- a CDS encoding Nit6803 family nitrilase: protein MNRIIKAAAVQCSPVLYSQAATVKKICGIILELGKQGVQFAVFPETVVPYYPYFSFVQPPFAMGKEHLKLLNESVVVPSEATLAIGQACLEANMVVSIGTNERAGSTIYNAQLLFNADGSIIQHRRKITPTYHERMVWGQGDGSGLRAINSAVGRIGSLACWEHYNPLARFALMADGEQIHAAMFPGSLVGQVFADQIRATIQHHALESGCFVINATAWLHPEQQRQIMQDTGCDIGPISGGCFAAIVSPEGKLLAEPITQGEGYCIADLDFSLIDKRKRMMDSIGHYSRPELLSLMIDRRPTHVLHELKVETSVQSHPEKLSTFNEEHVETILM from the coding sequence ATGAACCGAATCATTAAAGCCGCCGCAGTACAATGTAGCCCAGTGCTTTATAGTCAAGCCGCAACAGTAAAAAAAATCTGTGGCATTATTTTAGAGCTTGGAAAACAGGGAGTGCAATTCGCAGTCTTTCCTGAAACCGTCGTGCCTTATTACCCTTATTTCTCCTTTGTACAACCGCCATTTGCTATGGGTAAAGAGCATTTAAAGCTATTAAATGAATCGGTGGTTGTACCTTCCGAAGCAACTTTAGCGATTGGTCAAGCCTGTCTTGAAGCCAACATGGTGGTATCGATTGGCACTAATGAACGTGCGGGCAGTACGATTTATAACGCGCAACTGTTATTTAATGCCGACGGTTCAATCATTCAGCATCGCCGCAAAATTACCCCAACTTACCATGAACGCATGGTGTGGGGACAAGGTGATGGCAGTGGTTTACGTGCCATTAATTCTGCGGTAGGGCGTATTGGTTCGCTGGCCTGTTGGGAACATTACAACCCGTTGGCACGTTTTGCCTTAATGGCAGATGGTGAGCAAATTCATGCCGCCATGTTTCCCGGTTCATTGGTAGGGCAAGTCTTTGCCGATCAAATCCGCGCAACCATTCAACACCATGCTTTAGAGTCTGGCTGCTTTGTGATCAACGCCACCGCATGGCTGCATCCCGAACAGCAACGGCAGATTATGCAGGATACTGGCTGTGATATCGGTCCAATTTCAGGCGGATGTTTTGCCGCCATCGTTTCTCCCGAAGGCAAGCTCCTGGCTGAACCGATCACACAAGGTGAAGGTTATTGTATTGCCGATCTGGACTTTAGCCTGATTGATAAACGCAAACGCATGATGGATTCGATTGGACATTACAGCCGACCTGAATTACTCAGCTTAATGATTGATCGCCGTCCAACACACGTATTACACGAACTGAAAGTCGAAACATCAGTTCAAAGTCATCCCGAAAAGCTCTCAACATTTAATGAAGAACATGTCGAAACCATATTGATGTAA
- a CDS encoding LysE family translocator — translation MLYNYWGEFLGLAVIHFLAVVAPGPDFAVTIRQSVRFGRWAGMCTAVGIGAGISVHVIYTLVGVSALMHTTPWLMELAKLVGGTYIIWLGIKFIRSKPTDLAVLENEGIVQASQSRWKAFLMGFMTNALNPKATLFFLAVFTTVVSSNTPILIQMFYGVWMCVVNAVWFVLVSVIFSNTLIRNKFIRKGYWFERVMGLVLIGFAVRLLFMSV, via the coding sequence ATGTTGTATAACTATTGGGGGGAATTTCTAGGACTGGCGGTGATTCATTTTCTGGCAGTAGTAGCACCGGGGCCAGATTTCGCGGTTACCATACGACAAAGTGTGAGGTTTGGTCGCTGGGCTGGGATGTGTACGGCAGTGGGTATCGGAGCGGGAATATCAGTACATGTCATCTATACACTAGTGGGGGTTAGTGCATTAATGCATACCACTCCGTGGTTAATGGAATTAGCAAAACTTGTTGGCGGAACTTACATCATATGGCTCGGTATCAAATTTATCAGGAGTAAGCCTACCGATTTGGCTGTCTTAGAGAATGAGGGAATTGTTCAAGCTTCACAGAGTAGATGGAAAGCATTTCTGATGGGGTTTATGACAAACGCCCTTAATCCTAAGGCGACGTTGTTCTTTTTGGCCGTTTTCACGACTGTGGTGAGTAGCAATACACCTATCCTGATACAAATGTTTTATGGGGTTTGGATGTGTGTGGTCAATGCGGTATGGTTTGTATTGGTCAGTGTTATTTTTTCTAATACATTGATTCGTAATAAATTTATACGGAAAGGGTATTGGTTCGAGCGGGTGATGGGACTGGTGCTGATCGGATTTGCTGTTCGGTTATTATTTATGTCTGTTTGA
- a CDS encoding sigma 54-interacting transcriptional regulator, whose protein sequence is MTGIVTDFISDWVVYEDSIRPLVFEHTSQALIVLDPHQNQFIDVNISATQLLQYERHEIIQKTVTSIFGHFRQLPYLMAFTEEALVKGRAWNNELYIFDRNGEKIQLDITAVSLSYKNKTLLIWSLVDVKDLALRQLNKNADKAIRIGLKESQALQELFIDSDTGKHLLLSSVGDGIYSINKQGLCTFINPVGAKMLGLQPEDVLSDNIHNVHHHTHENGEPYPEEECPIYAAVHDGIVHEGVQEIFWRRDGSCFPVEFTSTPVIRDSEIIGAVVVFRDITDRLNTEKQLTHALEELQDLKSRLEQQNEYLQEEILHENQYDEIIGRSASILQIIEKIKVVAPTDANVMIYGESGTGKELIARAIHQSSHRKQQPLIRVNCAAIPSELFESEFFGHVKGAFTGAVRDRAGRFELADQGTLFLDEIGEIPIELQSKLLRVLQEGTFERVGEEKTRHVDVRIIAATNRNLKEEVKHKRFREDLYFRLNVFPIYSPALRDRKEDIPLLVTHFTKLICDKRKINYLPFSQRHILELQQYDWPGNIRELQNVIERALIIAKQGTVSFKYLLEQDQQQNETTHQNIHNKLQHIEVVLTMQQLKDLEIKNFSLAVKQCKGKIFGDDGAAKLLGMNPTTLISRLKKLGVDY, encoded by the coding sequence ATGACAGGTATAGTAACTGACTTTATCTCGGACTGGGTAGTTTACGAAGACTCGATTCGCCCGCTGGTATTTGAACACACGTCACAGGCATTAATTGTGCTAGATCCACATCAAAACCAGTTTATTGATGTGAATATTAGCGCCACCCAATTATTACAATATGAACGTCATGAAATTATTCAAAAAACGGTGACTTCCATTTTTGGTCATTTCAGACAACTGCCATATCTTATGGCATTTACCGAAGAAGCTTTGGTAAAAGGTCGGGCCTGGAACAATGAGTTGTATATCTTTGATAGAAACGGTGAAAAAATCCAATTGGATATTACTGCTGTTTCATTGTCTTATAAAAATAAAACCTTGCTGATATGGTCGCTGGTGGATGTCAAAGATTTAGCATTGCGCCAACTCAATAAAAATGCCGATAAAGCCATTCGTATAGGTTTAAAAGAATCGCAAGCCTTACAAGAGCTGTTTATTGACTCTGACACAGGCAAGCATTTATTACTGAGTTCAGTCGGTGACGGTATTTACAGTATTAACAAACAAGGCTTGTGTACCTTTATTAACCCTGTCGGGGCTAAAATGTTGGGGCTGCAACCTGAAGATGTATTGAGTGACAATATCCATAACGTTCATCACCATACCCATGAAAATGGCGAACCCTATCCTGAAGAAGAGTGCCCGATTTACGCGGCGGTACATGACGGTATTGTGCACGAAGGGGTGCAGGAAATTTTTTGGCGTCGTGACGGTAGTTGCTTTCCGGTGGAATTTACCAGTACCCCAGTGATTCGTGACAGTGAAATTATTGGCGCGGTAGTGGTGTTCCGTGATATTACCGATCGGCTGAATACCGAAAAACAACTGACCCATGCCCTTGAAGAACTACAAGATTTAAAAAGTCGACTGGAACAGCAAAATGAATATCTGCAAGAAGAAATTTTACATGAAAATCAATATGATGAAATTATTGGCAGAAGTGCATCCATTTTACAGATTATTGAGAAAATCAAGGTGGTCGCTCCAACCGATGCCAATGTGATGATTTATGGTGAATCAGGTACAGGCAAGGAGCTGATTGCTCGTGCTATTCACCAATCCAGTCACCGTAAACAGCAACCACTTATTCGAGTCAATTGTGCCGCCATTCCTTCGGAACTGTTTGAAAGTGAATTTTTCGGACATGTTAAAGGTGCATTTACCGGGGCTGTGCGTGACCGTGCCGGACGTTTTGAATTGGCAGACCAAGGCACACTGTTTTTAGATGAAATTGGTGAAATTCCTATCGAGCTACAAAGTAAATTGCTGCGTGTATTGCAGGAAGGAACCTTTGAGCGAGTCGGCGAAGAAAAAACGCGACATGTGGATGTGCGGATTATTGCCGCCACCAACCGCAATTTAAAAGAAGAAGTTAAACACAAACGTTTTCGTGAAGACCTCTATTTCCGTTTAAATGTATTCCCGATTTATTCACCGGCTTTACGTGACCGTAAAGAAGATATTCCACTTTTAGTTACGCATTTTACTAAGTTGATTTGTGACAAGCGTAAAATTAATTATCTCCCATTTTCACAAAGGCATATTTTAGAATTACAGCAATATGATTGGCCTGGTAATATTCGTGAATTACAAAATGTCATTGAACGCGCACTCATTATAGCGAAACAAGGCACGGTTTCGTTTAAATATTTGCTAGAACAAGATCAACAGCAAAATGAAACGACGCATCAGAATATTCACAATAAACTTCAACACATTGAAGTTGTGCTGACCATGCAGCAACTGAAGGACTTGGAAATTAAAAATTTCTCTCTTGCCGTTAAACAATGCAAAGGTAAAATTTTTGGTGATGATGGCGCAGCAAAATTGTTGGGAATGAACCCAACGACATTGATCTCACGCTTAAAGAAATTAGGAGTTGATTATTAA
- a CDS encoding sigma-70 family RNA polymerase sigma factor, which yields MPKINSSAQQFYFEHHDWLYNWLRRKVPCPCHAEDLTQDTFLNVLSNSNLSDIRQPRSFLATVARCLVANYYRRKKNEESYLEYINSTPEMTMPSAESRIATFEQLEKLEITLDKLPVQVKSAFLLAQLQGLRYSEIADQLQVSSSSVKQYLQRAHNKCKKIQILT from the coding sequence ATGCCTAAAATTAATAGTTCTGCGCAACAATTTTACTTTGAACATCATGACTGGTTATATAACTGGCTACGCCGTAAAGTCCCTTGCCCTTGCCATGCGGAGGATCTCACGCAGGATACTTTCCTGAACGTTCTATCAAATTCAAATTTGTCAGACATCCGCCAGCCACGGTCTTTTCTAGCAACCGTGGCCCGTTGCCTGGTTGCCAACTATTACCGTCGAAAAAAGAACGAGGAGAGCTATTTGGAATATATAAACTCGACACCAGAAATGACCATGCCCTCTGCTGAAAGCAGAATCGCTACATTTGAACAGCTTGAAAAACTTGAGATCACTCTTGATAAATTGCCAGTTCAAGTAAAAAGCGCTTTTTTACTGGCACAGCTACAAGGACTACGTTATAGCGAAATAGCTGATCAACTTCAGGTTTCTTCCAGCTCAGTAAAACAGTATTTGCAACGAGCACATAACAAATGTAAAAAAATTCAAATTCTCACTTAA
- a CDS encoding sll0787 family AIR synthase-like protein — protein MKLNQLLEMLKHTPAMQSKQAIAHNVSIDTTCHMDSLDSLYAYPGDDTAAVSLNGQYVLHACEGMLPSFVTNHPYFAGWSAVMANISDIAAMGGRALSVVNSFWHTSSEHAQLLMQGMQDACRAYGVLLVGGHTNIGVVYQPTLSVAIQGIARKLLSVLHVKPQQKILIALNLKGQFHPNTPYWKCFERVSDRILQSQIALLPQLAEANLVHAARDISNAGILGSLLMLLEATASGAHINLDTIPKPENVDWFKWLQIFPSFGFLLTADTNECEEIIKLFHRQGIACAVIGETNASGVVAVQQQQQYGIFWDFNHQMFTGFCYADALKKLQAKSVQIKPKSQQESMLCPV, from the coding sequence ATGAAACTCAATCAATTACTCGAAATGTTAAAACATACACCTGCAATGCAGTCCAAGCAGGCGATTGCTCACAATGTTTCAATTGACACAACTTGCCATATGGATTCATTGGATAGCTTATATGCCTATCCCGGAGATGACACGGCGGCAGTGTCGCTAAATGGTCAATATGTATTGCACGCCTGTGAAGGCATGTTACCAAGCTTTGTGACCAATCATCCTTACTTTGCCGGATGGTCAGCAGTCATGGCGAATATTAGTGATATTGCCGCAATGGGTGGTCGGGCATTGTCGGTGGTGAACAGTTTTTGGCATACCAGTAGCGAACATGCCCAGTTGTTAATGCAAGGTATGCAGGATGCTTGTCGTGCTTATGGTGTGCTATTGGTCGGTGGACATACCAATATTGGGGTGGTTTATCAGCCTACTTTATCCGTTGCGATTCAAGGCATAGCACGAAAACTACTCTCGGTGTTGCATGTCAAACCACAACAAAAAATTCTGATTGCTTTAAATCTGAAAGGACAATTCCACCCCAATACCCCTTATTGGAAATGCTTTGAGCGAGTGTCTGACCGCATTTTACAGTCACAAATTGCCTTGTTGCCGCAATTGGCGGAGGCAAATCTGGTTCATGCCGCCCGCGATATTAGCAACGCCGGTATCTTAGGCAGTTTATTGATGCTGCTCGAAGCCACAGCATCGGGGGCACATATCAATTTAGATACCATTCCTAAACCTGAGAATGTGGACTGGTTTAAATGGCTCCAAATCTTCCCCAGTTTTGGTTTTTTACTGACGGCCGATACAAATGAATGTGAAGAAATTATTAAGCTGTTTCACCGTCAGGGTATTGCCTGCGCGGTGATTGGTGAAACCAATGCCAGTGGTGTGGTTGCCGTGCAGCAACAGCAGCAATACGGAATATTTTGGGATTTTAACCACCAAATGTTTACCGGTTTTTGTTATGCCGATGCGTTAAAAAAGTTACAGGCTAAATCCGTACAGATTAAACCTAAAAGTCAGCAGGAGTCGATGTTATGCCCAGTGTGA
- a CDS encoding MSMEG_0568 family radical SAM protein yields MSAIQRLTDLQLLTDLQCNGLKWEGNFGLSRKGGAGPSDHKALSLDGQTMMIPVLNLAVQDSPYTAKPEPHSDKVIVFKNRIPVATLTAPARPRFYDLKTAEGIAYQQIATLHSRDVLATTVLQHCIRMKDKATACQFCSIDQSLKEGRTLIRKRPEQLAEVAKAAVELDGVKQMVITTGTPNTGDRGAKILYDSVKAIKAQVDLPIQVQCEPPDDFAWFQRLKDAGAVSIGMHLEAVSERVRQKMMPGKAEVSLEKYFAAFEAAVAVFGRGQVSTYILAGLGDTELEIVEMSAKLTEMGVYPFVVPFVPIRGTPLEHHPKPDQAFMQSLYPKIGQQLKQHGLNSENTQAGCAKCGACSSLKAYE; encoded by the coding sequence ATGTCTGCAATACAACGATTAACCGATTTGCAACTATTAACCGATTTACAATGTAATGGTCTGAAATGGGAAGGCAATTTTGGCTTGTCTCGTAAAGGTGGCGCAGGGCCAAGCGATCATAAAGCGCTGAGCCTTGACGGGCAGACCATGATGATTCCTGTGCTGAACCTTGCAGTACAAGATTCTCCCTACACCGCCAAGCCTGAACCGCACTCTGACAAGGTGATTGTCTTTAAAAACCGGATTCCTGTGGCGACCTTAACTGCACCTGCACGACCCCGTTTTTATGATTTAAAAACCGCCGAAGGCATTGCCTACCAACAAATTGCCACCTTACATAGCCGTGATGTGCTGGCGACAACGGTGTTACAGCATTGCATTCGTATGAAGGACAAAGCAACTGCCTGCCAATTTTGCTCGATTGATCAGTCTTTAAAAGAGGGTCGAACCTTGATCCGTAAACGCCCGGAACAATTGGCTGAGGTCGCGAAAGCCGCCGTTGAGCTGGATGGCGTTAAGCAAATGGTGATCACCACAGGTACGCCAAACACAGGAGATCGTGGTGCCAAGATTTTATATGACTCAGTTAAAGCGATTAAGGCGCAAGTCGATTTGCCAATACAGGTACAGTGCGAACCACCTGATGATTTTGCCTGGTTCCAACGTTTAAAAGATGCAGGAGCGGTGTCGATTGGCATGCACCTTGAGGCGGTAAGCGAACGTGTACGGCAGAAAATGATGCCGGGTAAAGCCGAAGTCTCGTTGGAAAAATATTTTGCGGCGTTTGAGGCAGCCGTTGCGGTGTTCGGCCGAGGACAGGTCAGTACCTACATTTTGGCCGGTTTGGGCGATACCGAACTGGAAATCGTGGAGATGAGCGCCAAACTGACTGAAATGGGGGTGTATCCATTTGTGGTACCGTTTGTGCCGATTCGAGGTACACCATTAGAGCATCACCCTAAACCTGATCAAGCTTTTATGCAGTCGCTCTATCCGAAAATCGGACAACAACTCAAACAACATGGTTTGAACTCGGAAAATACTCAAGCCGGCTGTGCCAAATGTGGCGCTTGCTCTTCGCTAAAAGCGTATGAATAA
- a CDS encoding MSMEG_0569 family flavin-dependent oxidoreductase gives MLSIQNQMLQPNYDVVIIGGGQAGLCISHYLQKAGIDHVVLEKESELTHSWCHKRWNNFTLVTPNWQCLLPEHPYQGNDPDGFMKKHEIVAYLDEFIEKTNPPAILNIQVEHVKKVAAHEFVIETNHGTTTAKQLVVAAGGYHTPIYPKLSDTLPNHVKVMHSEEYLNVEQLPKGAVLVVGSGQSGAQIAEDLHLAGKKVYLSTGNAPRCARFYRGKDVVKWLFDMGYYETTVKHHRYSEEVRNSTNHYVTGRDGGRDIDLRKFALEGMQLFGHFDDFKEGQFWFKPNLSENLDLADATYNRINASIDEYLEKNNIATDEPASVYQPVWQPEQEITHIDLAKENMTSVIWCIGFKPDYSWLDLDIFQTNGYPKHDRGITIDPNVTFIGLPWLYTWGSGRFLGIDQDAAYVVQHIEQQISQQNIHMPPTLIKGAKSKIKDKRISQM, from the coding sequence ATGTTAAGTATCCAAAATCAAATGTTACAGCCAAATTATGATGTGGTGATTATTGGTGGCGGTCAGGCTGGTCTATGTATCAGTCACTATTTGCAAAAAGCGGGTATTGACCATGTGGTATTGGAAAAAGAATCCGAGTTGACCCATAGCTGGTGCCATAAACGTTGGAATAATTTCACTTTGGTGACACCAAACTGGCAGTGTCTATTGCCTGAACACCCTTATCAGGGGAACGACCCTGACGGCTTTATGAAAAAGCACGAAATTGTGGCATATCTTGACGAATTTATTGAAAAAACTAATCCTCCCGCCATTTTAAATATTCAGGTAGAACATGTGAAAAAAGTGGCAGCGCATGAGTTTGTCATTGAAACCAATCACGGTACAACCACAGCCAAACAGCTTGTCGTTGCAGCAGGCGGGTATCACACCCCGATTTATCCAAAATTAAGTGATACCTTGCCTAACCATGTGAAAGTGATGCATTCGGAAGAGTATTTAAATGTAGAGCAACTGCCTAAAGGTGCGGTGCTGGTGGTCGGGTCAGGACAATCCGGTGCACAGATTGCCGAAGATTTACATCTGGCAGGCAAAAAAGTCTATTTATCGACAGGCAATGCACCACGTTGTGCTCGCTTCTATCGCGGCAAAGATGTGGTGAAATGGCTGTTTGATATGGGGTATTACGAAACGACTGTCAAACATCATCGTTATAGTGAAGAGGTACGTAACAGTACTAACCACTATGTCACAGGGCGTGACGGCGGGCGTGATATTGACCTGCGTAAATTTGCCTTAGAAGGTATGCAACTGTTCGGACATTTTGATGACTTTAAAGAGGGTCAATTCTGGTTTAAACCAAATTTATCAGAAAACCTGGACCTTGCCGATGCTACTTATAATCGTATTAATGCCTCGATTGATGAGTATTTAGAGAAAAACAATATTGCAACCGATGAACCTGCATCGGTATATCAACCGGTTTGGCAGCCTGAGCAGGAAATCACACACATTGATTTAGCAAAAGAAAATATGACTTCCGTGATTTGGTGTATTGGTTTTAAACCAGACTATTCATGGCTTGATTTAGATATTTTTCAAACCAATGGTTATCCCAAACATGACCGTGGTATTACTATCGATCCGAATGTCACATTTATTGGTTTGCCGTGGTTATATACATGGGGTTCTGGACGTTTTCTGGGGATCGATCAGGATGCCGCCTATGTGGTGCAACATATTGAGCAACAAATAAGTCAGCAAAATATACATATGCCACCTACTCTAATTAAAGGTGCTAAATCTAAAATCAAAGATAAAAGAATATCTCAAATGTGA